One segment of Buteo buteo chromosome 6, bButBut1.hap1.1, whole genome shotgun sequence DNA contains the following:
- the ZDHHC22 gene encoding palmitoyltransferase ZDHHC22: MLVLRLLNVIAPAYFLCISLVTFVLQIFLFIPSMFRDPSTTPLFSPALLHGALFLFLSANALGNYVLVIQSSPEDLGKGLNLGEGAEVVADWLDGSRSPGSALPSTHFCRLCARVTQRHDHHCFFTGNCIGSRNMRNFIMFCLYTSLACLDSLVAGMAYISAALSMSFANPLAFLTLLPHSISQFFSGALLSSEMFVILMLYLWLGIGLACAGFCCHQMLLILRGQTRYQVRKGMVVRARPWRENLQEVFGKRWLLGLLIPVLNVGSDYCRQKEK; the protein is encoded by the exons ATGCTAGTTCTCAGGTTGCTCAATGTTATCGCTCCAGCCTACTTCTTGTGCATCTCCCTAGTGACCTTCGTCCTCCAGATCTTTCTCTTCATCCCCAGCATGTTCAGAGACCCTTCCACCACCCcacttttctctcctgctctgctgcatggggccctctttctcttcctctcagcTAATGCCCTGGGCAACTACGTTCTTGTGATCCAGAGCTCCCCTGAGGACTTGGGCAAGGGCTTAAACTTGGGTGAAGGAGCCGAAGTGGTGGCAGACTGGCTGGATGGAAGCAGGTCCCCTGGCTCAGCCTTGCCCAGCACTCACTTCTGTAGACTGTGTGCCAGAGTCACCCAGAGGCATGACCACCACTGTTTCTTCACAGGGAACTGCATCGGGAGCAGGAACATGCGAAACTTCATTATGTTCTGCCTCTACACCTCCTTGGCTTGCCTCGACTCCCTGGTGGCAGGCATGGCTTACATTTCTGCTGCACTCTCCATGTCCTTTGCGAATCCGCTGGCCTTCCTCACTCTTCTGCCTCACTCCATCAGCCAGTTCTTCTCAG GAGCTCTCCTTAGCTCTGAGATGTTTGTCATCCTCATGCTCTACCTCTGGCTTGGGATCGGACTGGCCTGCGCTGGCTTCTGCTGCCACCAGATGCTGCTGATCCTGCGTGGGCAGACGCGGTACCAGGTGCGGAAGGGGATGGTGGTAAGAGCCCGGCCCTGGAGGGAGAACCTGCAAGAGGTCTTTGGCAAGAGGTGGCTGCTAGGACTTCTCATCCCTGTGCTGAACGTGGGAAGTGACTACTGtaggcagaaagagaaataa